Proteins encoded by one window of Thunnus thynnus chromosome 3, fThuThy2.1, whole genome shotgun sequence:
- the LOC137180075 gene encoding vascular cell adhesion protein 1-like, whose amino-acid sequence MFSLCYAFFAVYLLNSLHDFHVSSCDVNCADKPVFTPSRLVVKFGDRTSATCVACQHTCPNELFGLENSLGVTTKNGTTISWEVDSLTEWDTSPMCYYTDNDDNQCCSILPVTIYQPPKNVSFSFLNHSGPMTAGHLYTLQCNVQEVAPVGNLNVIFYRGQTELGRLQSNNTEKTPVTETFTLDITPSKEDDGGQYWCEAKLDLGPEGPQTPPVVESGKLSATVYYEPQLKGSSHPDLITVTKGDRLQLNCSAVGNPSPSYNWTLPSTTGSPFSDDILTIESVTSEHKGQYTCCVHNNIRTVTVKFNVDVKENNMYIILVVVSVIVLVLISGFVLLYKCNQMGWYNVSGGVCRYRSQHVAVPTGE is encoded by the exons atgttttctctctgttacgCATTTTTCGCTGTTTATTTGCTGAACTCTCTGCACGACTTTCATGTATCCAGCTGTG ATGTAAACTGTGCAGATAAACCTGTATTCACTCCATCCAGACTGGTAGTGAAGTTTGGTGACCGAACCTCTGCCACGTGCGTGGCTTGTCAGCATACTTGCCCAAACGAGTTATTTGGTTTGGAAAACTCTTTGGGGGTCACTACAAAAAATGGAACCACGATTTCATGGGAGGTTGACAGCCTGACTGAATGGGATACATCTCCCATGTGCTATTAtactgataatgatgataaccAGTGTTGTAGCATCCTGCCTGTAACCATTTATC AGCCtccaaaaaatgtcagtttcagcTTCCTTAATCACTCTGGGCCGATGACTGCAGGTCATCTGTACACACTGCAGTGTAACGTCCAGGAAGTTGCTCCTGTTGGTAACCTCAATGTGATCTTCtacagaggacagacagaacTGGGCAGACTACAGTccaacaacacagaaaagacaCCAGTGACTGAGACCTTCACTCTGGATATCACCCCTAGTAAAGAAGATGATGGAGGACAGTACTGGTGTGAAGCCAAGCTAGACCTGGGACCTGAAGGACCACAGACTCCTCCAGTGGTGGAGTCAGGAAAACTCTCAGCAACAGTCTACT ATGAGCCTCAGCTAAAGGGGTCATCACATCCAGATCTGATCACCGTCACGAAAGGAGACCGTCTACAACTGAACTGCTCTGCTGTGGGAAACCCCAGCCCCTCCTACAACTGGACGCTCCCATCAACCACTGGTTCCCCCTTCAGTGACGACATTCTCACTATCGAGTCTGTAACTTCGGAGCACAAGGGGCAGTACACCTGTTGTGTCCACAACAACATCAGGACTGTCACTGTGAAGTTTAACGTGGATGTCAAAg AGAACAACATGTACATTATTTTAGTGGTAGTTTCAGTCATCGTTCTTGTCTTGATCAGTGGATTCGTCCTTCTGTACAAATGCAACCAAATGGGATGGTACAACGTGAGTGGCGGCGTTTGCCGTTATCGCTCTCAACATGTTGCTGTGCCTACTGGAGAGTAA
- the txndc11 gene encoding thioredoxin domain-containing protein 11, with amino-acid sequence MLRRVRQSLRQVLYLMARRPALLCGAIVLSVLLILAVKFTCSRAKNVVAAARPPLRFFSAEAPVVDLYLGQLDQMERLRSMAEVSLIFFYAPWCAHSMAARQEVQLVAKKLAKQVQFVAVNCWWSQGKCRKHNRFYQYPIVHLFYRRFGPIEYRGPFVAPYVESFILRVITPLTYLPSRATLEEFLSYHEPRVVGFFQFNSSPQPPGYITFLSSALQALKRDFRGVVRFGVVTNRQVAEAISLKEDGTVYLHRRFNSSLIFPRRERNFTSEAICSWVFEHRETVLQWLQPPETKSRLLEQELTKGPALLLFLPHNPLAHKPNPVLQEVADIALRYHSCDDKYHSSLDESFTSHSPCCQSVVLPESRTSVCEVCLSLSPRGSTSSSTRCSFPSAAQGGDALRSYLRHCCLHHLPAAMSVKTATSVGCSNFFNSYSPFIQYSACCRKVEPQLNNESSSQAKEGPDIQRVPLPPPPPPSSIPPSSAPRQEGDGITGLRCQTNRTLRFYVLDVALNWPLAVRLGASGNRSTPRHQEAGAHADGSGDGSFATIVNLKDEVHYVLHRSPATTLTESLEAFIRNFSAPYSLLQRHLVGEEDKKGGGGEARRPDQHQPSPPRPLITELTTSSFLPSVMDIQRDVLLFYYTQWCGFCSVLNHIIIQLARLLQGNSTITVARVNVARNDLPWEFMVDHVPTILLFPRYRKHLSVKFPDDLPITLPNLLHFILQHCGSPHYADKPVTSSDQADGPGASNVLRAEFLVLQREVQTLHHARERLSQQLAQLWRENRRLTFYAHSLGAQNAELQRERHSLEEQHREKSRQLGEAVRRLQELADTSESLLNENTLLRILLKALKDRTEAEVERKEAEQKRSHMAS; translated from the exons ATGCTGCGCCGGGTGCGGCAGTCTCTCCGGCAGGTGCTGTATCTGATGGCCCGGAGACCGGCTCTCCTCTGCGGGGCTATCGTGCTCAGCGTCCTGCTCATACTGGCCGTCAAGTTCACATGCAg CCGTGCTAAGAATGTGGTGGCAGCAGCTCGGCCTCCGCTGCGGTTCTTCTCTGCCGAGGCCCCGGTAGTCGACCTCTACTTGGGTCAGCTGGATCAG ATGGAGCGTCTCAGGAGCATGGCCGAGGtgtctctcattttcttctaCGCGCCCTGGTGTGCTCATTCCATGGCCGCCCGGCAGGAAGTGCAGCTGGTAGCGAAGAAGCTGGCCAAACAG gTGCAGTTTGTGGCAGTTAACTGCTGGTGGAGTCAGGGGAAATGCAGGAAGCATAACCGCTTCTACCAGTACCCGATCGTCCATCTGTTCTACAGGAG GTTCGGGCCTATAGAGTACAGAGGTCCGTTTGTGGCTCCGTATGTGGAAAGTTTTATCCTCAGAGTCATCACACCGCTGACTTACCTCCCATCAAGAGCCACGCTCGAGGAGTTCCTCTCCTATCACGAG CCTCGAGTGGTGGGTTTCTTCCAGTTTAACTCTTCTCCTCAGCCGCCAGGATATATCACATTTCTGTCCTCTGCCCTGCAGGCTCTAAAAAGGG acttCCGTGGCGTGGTGCGTTTCGGGGTGGTGACCAACAGACAGGTGGCAGAGGCCATCTCACTTAAAGAAGATGGAACCGTTTACCTCCACAGAAGATTTAACTCCTCTTTG aTTTTCCCTCGAAGGGAGCGTAACTTCACATCAGAGGCCATCTGTAGCTGGGTGTTTGAACACCGCGAGACCGTCCTCCAGTGGCTGCAGCCCCCAGAAACAAAGTCTCGCCTCCTGGAACAGGAGCTGACTAAAGGACCCGCACTGCTGCTGTTCCTGCCGCACAATCCGCTCGCACACAAGCCCAACCCCGTACTGCAGGAG gtTGCAGACATCGCTCTACGTTATCATTCCTGTGACGATAAATACCACTCCAGCCTGGACGAAAGCTTCACCTCCCACTCGCCGTGCTGCCAGTCGGTCGTTCTCCCGGAGTCCCGTACGAGCGTGTGCGAGGTGTGCCTCAGCTTGTCACCGCGGGGCTCGACCAGCTCCTCAACACGCTGCTCATTCCCCTCCGCCGCTCAGGGAGGAGACGCGCTGCGGTCTTATCTCAGACACTGCTGCCTACACCACCTACCTGCCGCCATGTCCGTAAAAACCGCAACCTCAGTGGGCTGTAGCAACTTTTTTAACAGCTACAGCCCGTTCATTCAGTACAGTGCCTGCTGCAGAAAAGTAGAACCTCAACTCAACAACGAATCGTCTTCACAAGCCAAAGAGGGGCCGGACATTCAAAGAgttccccttcctcctcctcctcctccttcctccatccctccatcgtCTGCCCCTCGGCAGGAGGGAGACGGCATTACGGGGCTCCGGTGTCAGACCAATAGGACGCTCAGGTTCTACGTGCTTGATGTTGCTCTGAACTGGCCTCTGGCGGTGAGGCTCGGGGCATCGGGCAACAGAAGCACTCCTCGTCACCAGGAGGCCGGCGCGCACGCTGACGGGAGCGGTGACGGCTCGTTCGCAACTATTGTGAACCTGAAGGACGAGGTTCATTATGTTCTCCACCGCAGCCCAGCAACCACACTGACAGAGTCTCTGG AGGCCTTCATCAGGAACTTCAGCGCTCCGTACAGCCTCTTGCAGAGACACTTGGTGGGAGAGGAGGACAAGAAAGGAGGCGGAGGGGAAGCCAGACGTCCAGACCAACACCAGCCGTCACCTCCGCGCCCCCTCATCACAGAACTGACCACTTCCTCCTTCCTGCCGTCCGTCATGGACATTCAAAGG GATGTGCTGCTGTTCTACTACACTCAGTGGTGCGGCTTCTGCTCAGTTCTCAACCACATCATCATCCAGTTGGCCAGATTACTACAGGGAAACAGCACCATCACTGTGGCGAG GGTGAATGTTGCACGTAATGACCTTCCATGGGAGTTCATGGTGGATCATGTCCCCACTATTCTTCTCTTCCCCAGATACAG AAAACACCTCAGCGTGAAGTTTCCAGACGACCTGCCCATCACGTTACCCAACCTCCTACACTTCATCCTGCAGCACTGTGGTTCTCCGCACTACGCCGATAAACCAGTGACATCCTCAGACCAGGCAGACGGGCCAGGAGCCAGCAACGTCCTGCGTGCAGAGTTTCTGGTTCTCCAGCGAGAGGTTCAGACGCTCCATCACGCCCGCGAGCGCCTTTCCCAACAGCTGGCACAGCTGTGGCGCGAGAACCGCCGACTGACATTTTACGCTCACAGCTTAGGGGCCCAGAACGCAGAGCTGCAGCGAGAAAGGCACAGCTTAGAGGAACAGCACCGGGAGAAAAGCCGTCAGCTCGGGGAGGCGGTGAGACGGCTGCAGGAGCTGGCGGACACCTCCGAAAGCCTGCTGAACGAAAACACGCTGCTCAGGATCCTGCTGAAGGCGCTGAAAGACAGGACGGAGGCGGaggtggagagaaaagaggcagAACAGAAAAGAAGCCACATGGCCTCCTGA
- the LOC137180077 gene encoding bifunctional apoptosis regulator-like, translated as MLHQMEGDSSDDSLEVLMDEPSHSKPSTNNISEHEFSCHCCYDILVNPTTLTCGHNFCRHCLALWWESSHKNECPECREKWEGFPKINILLRDATDKLFGEVVQRRRAEIQDNPKISRSLLAFQRYGDNLGRSKTNQHKGAGFFFSGVLTALSCVAVMVLVYHWSSGVVEQHDLLISKPVSRWTPEEVVSWLEHLGPWAQLYREPFLQEKVNGRLLLMLGDEELSKPPYSIENQAHRRAVVAELERVKVLGVKPPQNLWEYKAANAGKSLFLLYALKRSPRLTLFYLYLFDYSETFLPFLHTCCPAITHIDQSVESSFLNTQLEPSWRQWGEFLVKYLLLPYQLIAEFAWDWLGVHYWTSRFIIVNAMLLSVLEGCALWRLWTRARIRALPRKMWNHLWKMLSQGFAFALLWPFVPQFVCNCLFYWALYFSPIINIDLVVQQLMHPETQAL; from the exons ATGCTGCACCAGATGGAAGGGGATTCATCAGATGACAGTCTGGAGGTGTTAATGGATGAACCCTCTCACTCGAAGCCTTCCACCAATAACATCTCAGAACATGAATTCTCGTGCCACTGCTGCTACGACATCCTGGTGAACCCCACCACTTTGACCTGCGGCCATAACTTCTGCCGCCACTGTCTGGCTCTGTGGTGGGAGTCTTCTCACAAGAATGAGTGCCCCGAGTGCCGGGAGAAGTGGGAAGGCTTTCCTAAAATCAACATACTGCTGAG AGATGCAACCGACAAACTGTTCGGTGAGGTTGTGCAGCGGAGGAGAGCGGAGATCCAGGATAACCCCAAAATCTCCCGGAGTTTACTGGCATTCCAGAG gtatgGTGACAATTTGGGTAGATCCAAGACAAACCAGCACAAAGGAGCaggcttcttcttctctggagTCCTCACTGCGCTCTCGTGCGTGGCT gtgatGGTGCTGGTGTATCACTGGAGCAGCGGCGTGGTGGAGCAGCATGACTTGTTGATCAGTAAACCTGTATCTCGCTGGACGCCGGAAGAAGTCGTTTCCTGGTTGGAACATTTGGGGCCGTGGGCTCAGCTCTACAGGGAACCCTTCCTGCAGGAGAAAGTCAATGgaag GCTTCTGTTGATGCTGGGAGATGAAGAGTTGTCGAAGCCTCCTTACAGCATCGAAAATCAGGCTCACAGACGAGCTGTTGTGGCTGAACTGGAGAGAGTTAAAGTCCTAGGAGTCAAACCTCCGCAGAACCTCTGGGAATACAAG GCGGCTAATGCGGGGAAGTCTCTGTTCTTGCTGTATGCACTGAAGCGCTCCCCTCGTCTCACGCTCTTCTATTTGTATTTATTCGACTACTCGGAAACCTTCCTGCCCTTCCTGCACACCTGCTGTCCGGCCATCACACACATCGATCAGTCGGTGGAGAGCAGCTTCCTCAACACACAG TTGGAGCCCAGCTGGCGACAGTGGGGAGAGTTTCTCGTCAAGTACTTGCTGCTTCCGTACCAGCTGATCGCAGAGTTTGCTTGGGACTGGCTGGGCGTCCACTACTGGACGTCTCGCTTCATTATTGTTAATGCCATGCTTCTGTCTGTGCTGGAAGGCTGCGCCCTGTGGAGGCTCTGGACCAGAGCCAGGATCAG GGCACTGCCACGCAAGATGTGGAACCACTTGTGGAAGATGTTATCTCAGGGCTTTGCCTTCGCCCTCCTGTGGCCTTTCGTCCCTCAGTTCGTGTGCAACTGCCTCTTCTACTGGGCTCTCTACTTCAGTCCCATCATTAATATAGACCTGGTGGTGCAGCAACTAATGCACCCAGAAACGCAGGCACTGTGA